The Mastacembelus armatus chromosome 4, fMasArm1.2, whole genome shotgun sequence genome segment AATGGTTAATTTAGAGTTGTAAGAAATAGGTTGCACTAagaaaaaagcttttgtttaGGTCTGTAACCCCCCCCGCCCCCGGTTTACATTATATTAGTTGTATATTTAGCTTGGACACACTTGCAAACCGAATGAATGAGAAGCACACTGTTTCAGAGTAATACAAACAATATGAACCCTGATGAACCAGCTGATGGCTGAGTTTGGTGGGTAGGGTCAGGATgctttctctgcctctttcgATTAATCTTTTTTAAACAATGCATAATGGCTCTTTTGTTTACCTCCTACTTGGTCCAGATATTTCGAATAGCCAAGGCAAGAGGCATAAGCAATACAATGCAAAGTACTTTCATTCTCTGTGGCAATAGAAGAATGTCAGCATCCCCCTCCAACAGGCctgatacatttttaaagaaagttACACATACTTGCAAAATAAGTATTTCAGTGAATATGACATTGTAGAACAAGATAATGAAATTTATtggcattttaattttaaatacataagGTAACAAAATTTAGAAAGTCTAACACATACCAATAcaattagtttttttcttttgtttgttgtaaatCTATTTACAAAACTATTTTCAAGTTTGAAACTGTACAGTCATCTGTCCACAGGGGGGGTCAGAAGGACTTAGGACTCATAAGTAGTGAAGGCAATTGGGGTGAAAGGCCACCAGTGTGATACTGAACAAGGAGGTTTGCAACATCAGTAAAGAAGATAGATCAAAATATCTTCTCTTCATATATTGTGGTATATTGTGTTCCATAGATGGCTTCCCAactcaaagaaacaaacaaaccaaccaaaTGTGGGACCCCAATTGTGAAAATCATTGACCACATCATTTTCCCATGCTTTGcatagaaaattaaaaacaggaaaagaaacacagccAAAATTATCTTTGGAATCTGTAGGAGTTTCAACAGGTTCACTGGGGTCATACTTTTTGGGTGTTTCCTTCCAGAGATCCTAGGCCTTCTTCATCTTGCCCATGTGGACACTGCCATTCTCATGGTGGACAGAGCCATTGGTGGTGGTCAGACCGTGGATGATGCCGTTGCCGTTTTCGTGGTGTTTACCATTATTGTACACAGCTGTGCCATTCTGACACTGCTTCATGTCCTGTTTGGGCAACCGCTTACCCCTTATATAGGCCTGGAACCAGAAGTTGGAGAAGAGCACGAAGAAAAAGGTACCATACACCCAGACAAGGTGGATGACTGTGGGGAACTGATAGTCGCAGCTGTCCATGAAGTAATACTGAGTAGCGTGGAGAGACACCAGGACAAACTGGATCTGTTGCAAAGAAACCAGAAGTCAGCCAAGCACAATGAACAGTAATCTATCTTGGTACTCTGGGGGCTGAAATGTGGCCATAAACAAATGCGCAACGATACTGTACACATACCAGCTGAATGGCAGTCATGTACTTCTTCCACCATAGAAACTTTTGGAAGCgtggtccagcagcagcaaggCCGTAGTAGAAGTACATGATGACGTGAACGGAAGAATTCACCATGGCATGGAAAGATCCCATTCCACCTAGAGTAATCACAGGACACATTAGACttactctgctgctgcagccaaagAAACTCTGACCTTGCAAGGAAGTCAGGAACGCAGAAGCCATACAGGTTTTACACAGAGACTCTTGGTTAATGATTGTTGGTTATGGCTGAACAGAAGTTTACAGGTAACCTGCACAAGATTTCTTGAAGggctcaaagaaaaaaatgaaatgaaaaacattggGGCAGATTGTACAGGTCTACATGTACAGGACTGCAGGATGAAGTATGTgccacaacatggctgcctgcATTTACAAGTCAAGACTTTGTTAATGTGTACTCACCAGGAGCATAGCTTACGCCCCACCACCAGGTCCAGGGCATGAAGGAGTGGTGGAAGATGTGCAGGAAGGTGATTTGGCTGTGCTTTTTTCTCAACACGAAAAAGATCTAACAGAAAGAGGGTATGGATTATTTAAAGCCACTCTCCACTGCCCAAAAGTCAACCTTAAAGACAAGTTGTGCACCAAGGTGACAGGTTGAATGGACCTGACTTACTGTGTCAATGAGCTCAATAATCTTAGAGAACCAGAACAGCCAGGCAACTTCCACCATCTAGAAAGGGAAATACACACTTGAGTTAACAGAAAAATCAATCTGCAAATAAGTGAATGGTCACTATGCAcagtaatataatgtaatacCAGTGGAGACTTGGACATGATTGGGTTGTTATGGAGGACTTACTCGTAGCGCTTCAGGACTGTTGGATGTGTCAACTGCGTCACATCGCCAGGTATATGTTGTAGCCCAACCAGACATCAGGAACTGaaggacaaaaacattttatttaataggGGACAAAATGCTGATTAGGAGTCATGAGCTCATCAGCAAGGTTCAAAACATTACACCCCATCTTCTCAGCAAGCAGCACatataaacctttttaaaatgctataataaaaaaaaaaatgttggagGCCAGCAACGGCGACTTACTTCATAAACAATATATATCGACAGCGCCACCAGCAGAAAGTTGTAGACTATCATGGCTTCCTTTAGCTGAAAGGGCTTGCGACTGGCCATTATGCGGGGTCCCAGGTACAGTACAAAGAACAAGTAGCACAGCAATGTCATGGTCATGGGAATGGGATTCTGCATCAGTGGATAGTCCTTTATCCTTGGATCTGGGGAAGCACAAAAGAGAAATATATTACAACAAGTA includes the following:
- the elovl1b gene encoding elongation of very long chain fatty acids protein 1b; this translates as MVNMLQEIREIGSHAMDIYDYLVAGIDPRIKDYPLMQNPIPMTMTLLCYLFFVLYLGPRIMASRKPFQLKEAMIVYNFLLVALSIYIVYEFLMSGWATTYTWRCDAVDTSNSPEALRMVEVAWLFWFSKIIELIDTIFFVLRKKHSQITFLHIFHHSFMPWTWWWGVSYAPGGMGSFHAMVNSSVHVIMYFYYGLAAAGPRFQKFLWWKKYMTAIQLIQFVLVSLHATQYYFMDSCDYQFPTVIHLVWVYGTFFFVLFSNFWFQAYIRGKRLPKQDMKQCQNGTAVYNNGKHHENGNGIIHGLTTTNGSVHHENGSVHMGKMKKA